One Thermus sp. CCB_US3_UF1 DNA window includes the following coding sequences:
- a CDS encoding complex I NDUFA9 subunit family protein, which produces MRVLVVGGTGFVGRHLVRRLLQGGHTPLVLARSPRDLPPGAVFLPGDITREAPDLRGVEAAIYLAGIIRERGQTFQQVHVEGVRNLLMGMRRAGVDRLLHMSALGARRGTGSRYYETKAQGEELVRESGVSWTIFRPSLIFGPGDEFFGGVLRGLVCQPLPFVPLIGDGSFPFRPVYVGDVAEAFAGALERGVMGTWDLVGPREYTFRELLERTMEVLGRRKPFLPIPLGLMDRLVPLLGLLPFAPITQDQYRMLKEGNTAPFPEGLRDLLPSPKALEEVLPSYLRC; this is translated from the coding sequence ATGCGGGTCTTGGTGGTGGGGGGAACAGGGTTTGTGGGGCGGCACCTGGTCCGCCGCCTCCTCCAGGGGGGGCATACCCCCCTGGTCCTGGCCCGCTCCCCCAGGGACCTTCCCCCCGGGGCGGTCTTCCTTCCCGGGGACATCACCCGGGAAGCCCCGGACCTAAGGGGGGTGGAGGCCGCCATCTACCTGGCGGGGATCATCCGGGAACGGGGGCAGACCTTCCAACAGGTCCACGTGGAGGGGGTGAGGAACCTTCTCATGGGGATGCGCCGGGCAGGGGTGGACCGCCTCCTGCACATGTCCGCCCTGGGGGCCCGGCGGGGGACGGGAAGCCGCTACTACGAGACCAAGGCCCAAGGGGAGGAGCTGGTGCGGGAAAGCGGGGTTTCCTGGACCATTTTCCGCCCGAGCCTCATTTTTGGCCCTGGGGACGAGTTCTTTGGCGGGGTCCTTCGGGGCCTGGTCTGCCAGCCCTTGCCCTTTGTTCCCCTCATTGGGGATGGCTCCTTCCCCTTCCGGCCCGTGTACGTGGGGGACGTGGCCGAGGCCTTCGCTGGGGCCCTGGAACGCGGGGTGATGGGGACCTGGGACCTGGTGGGGCCCAGGGAGTACACCTTCCGCGAGCTCCTGGAGCGCACCATGGAGGTCCTGGGCCGGAGGAAGCCCTTTCTCCCCATCCCCTTGGGCCTCATGGACCGCCTGGTCCCCCTCCTCGGCCTCCTACCCTTCGCCCCCATCACCCAGGACCAGTACCGGATGCTCAAGGAGGGGAACACCGCCCCTTTCCCCGAAGGGCTAAGGGACCTCCTCCCGAGCCCCAAGGCCCTGGAGGAGGTCCTGCCCAGCTACCTCAGGTGCTAG